The Synchiropus splendidus isolate RoL2022-P1 chromosome 1, RoL_Sspl_1.0, whole genome shotgun sequence genome includes a window with the following:
- the LOC128752269 gene encoding oocyte zinc finger protein XlCOF20-like, protein METERAAEPAGNLDAPLHPVHQMCSESDTDDSEDWRETNNTRSDSISVENPNVDVKEEPDDTDHKSPIDSTCGKKCISKDKLTDCKKSCGGSLTCLLCGNPFETRKKLLNHMRIHTGEKPFICSQCGKGFSSSCYLKYHMRVHTGEKAFNCSQCGKGFSLNSGLKKHMTTHTGEKPFICSQCGKCYSESSRLKIHMRVHTGEKPFICSQCGKCYSVSSRLKIHMRVHTGEKPFICSQCGKCYSVSSRLKIHMRVHTGEKPFICSLCGKGFSEANGLKYHMRVHTGEKPYICSRCGKCFRQNSTLSIHVKTHSDDKPFVCSQCGKCFPVSSRLKMHMRVHTGEKPFICSQCGKCFSEANGLKYHMRVHTGEKPYVCSRCGKCFSQNSTLSRHMRTHTGQKPFICSHSGKYFTGSRNREKHKNIHTG, encoded by the exons ATGGAGACCGAgagagcag CAGAACCAGCTGGCAACTTGGATGCACCTCTCCACCCTGTCCACCAGATGTGTTCCgagtctgacactgatgacagtgaggactggagagagacCAATAACACTCGGTCAGATTCCATCTCTGTTGAGAATCCAAACGTTGATGTCAAAGAGGAGCCAGATGATACTGATCACAAATCACCGATCGACTCGACATGTGGGAAGAAATGCATCTCGAAAGATAAATTGACAGATTGCAAGAAATCCTGTGGTGGATCTCTGACTTGTTTGCTTTGTGGGAACCCTTTTGAAACAAGAAAGAAACTGTTGaaccacatgagaattcacactggtgaaaaacctttcatctgctcccagtgtggaaaaggaTTTTCATCCAGCTGCTATCTAAAgtatcacatgagagttcatacAGGAGAAAAAGCTTTCaactgctcccagtgtggaaaaggtttttcactcAACAGCGGCCTAAAGAAACACATGAcaactcacactggtgaaaaacctttcatctgctcccagtgtggtaaatgttattcagagagcagcagactgaagattcacatgagagttcatactggagaaaaacctttcatctgctcccagtgtggtaaatgttattcagtgagcagcagactgaagattcacatgagagtgcacactggtgaaaaacctttcatctgctcccagtgtggtaaatgttattcagtgagcagcagactgaagattcacatgagagttcacactggtgaaaaacctttcatctgctccctgtgtggaaaagggttttcagaggccaacgGACTAAAgtatcacatgagagttcacactggtgaaaaaccttacATCTGCTCCagatgtggtaaatgttttcGACAGAATTCTACCCTGTCGATTCATGTGAAGACTCACTCTGATGATAAACCTTTcgtctgctcccagtgtggtaaatgttttccagtgagcagcagactgaagatgcacatgagagttcacactggtgaaaaacctttcatctgctcccagtgtggaaaatgtttttcagaggccaacgGACTAAAgtatcacatgagagttcacactggtgaaaaaccttatGTCTGCTCTagatgtggtaaatgtttttcacagaattcTACCCTGTCGAGACACATGAGAACTCACACTGgtcaaaaacctttcatctgctcccattCTGGTAAATATTTTACAGGTAGCCGCAACCGAGAGAAACACAAGAATATTCACACAGGTTAA